From Cellulosimicrobium cellulans, the proteins below share one genomic window:
- a CDS encoding PASTA domain-containing protein: protein MAGRTTAPSTTTGRTQKDISQQRGAHREARSGLAVPRRARAVVLAAVAVAALAGCRAEALPGGPGTPTPSPTAIPTATPTTGPTTEPTDEPTGSPTTGPGAPVPPGGSDGVEVSVEIEPAFPMPNLVETRLKQARADLEKRGAASVVVVDARDPGAGTLPGASNGWTVCAQDPAGGDLLRGSATVTLAAAPHARQCP from the coding sequence GTGGCAGGACGAACGACGGCACCGTCGACGACGACGGGCCGGACGCAGAAGGACATCTCGCAGCAGCGCGGAGCGCATCGCGAGGCTCGCTCGGGCCTGGCGGTGCCGCGACGCGCGCGCGCCGTCGTGCTCGCCGCCGTGGCCGTGGCGGCGCTGGCCGGGTGCCGCGCCGAGGCCCTGCCCGGCGGTCCCGGGACGCCGACGCCGTCGCCCACCGCGATCCCGACCGCGACGCCCACCACCGGCCCCACGACCGAGCCCACCGACGAGCCCACCGGCTCCCCGACCACCGGGCCGGGAGCCCCGGTCCCGCCCGGCGGGTCCGACGGTGTCGAGGTCTCGGTCGAGATCGAGCCCGCGTTCCCGATGCCGAACCTCGTGGAGACCAGGCTCAAGCAGGCACGCGCGGACCTCGAGAAGCGCGGCGCCGCGAGCGTCGTCGTGGTCGATGCGCGCGACCCGGGCGCGGGCACCCTGCCGGGTGCGTCGAACGGCTGGACGGTGTGCGCCCAGGATCCTGCGGGCGGAGACCTCCTCCGGGGGTCGGCGACCGTGACGCTCGCCGCGGCGCCCCACGCGCGGCAGTGCCCCTGA